Proteins from a single region of Streptomyces sp. TN58:
- a CDS encoding RNA polymerase sigma factor SigF, with translation MSVDQGSSKVLTLVKPVTPPAVSERSEAIDTRTLSRSLFQRLATLDADSPERAYVRDTLIELNLPLVRYAAARFRSRNEPMEDIVQVGTIGLIKAIDRFDCERGVEFPTFAMPTVVGEIKRFFRDTSWSVRVPRRLQELRLALTKASDELAQKLDRSPTVPELAAVLGVSEEDVVDGLAVGNAYTASSLDSPSPEDEGGEGSLADRLGYEDTALEGVEYRESLKPLLAKLPPRERQIIMLRFFANMTQSQIGEEVGISQMHVSRLLTRTLAQLRVGLIGD, from the coding sequence ATGTCCGTAGACCAGGGCAGCTCCAAGGTGCTCACGCTCGTAAAGCCCGTGACGCCGCCGGCAGTCTCCGAACGCTCGGAAGCCATCGACACCCGCACCCTCTCCCGCTCGCTCTTCCAGCGACTCGCCACCCTGGACGCGGACAGCCCTGAACGGGCGTACGTACGCGACACCCTGATCGAGCTGAACCTGCCCCTCGTGCGGTACGCCGCCGCCCGCTTCCGCAGCCGCAACGAGCCGATGGAGGACATCGTCCAGGTCGGCACGATCGGGCTGATCAAGGCGATCGACCGGTTCGACTGCGAACGCGGCGTGGAGTTCCCGACGTTCGCCATGCCGACCGTCGTGGGCGAGATCAAACGATTCTTTAGGGACACCTCCTGGTCCGTGCGCGTCCCGCGCCGACTCCAGGAGCTGCGCCTGGCGCTGACCAAGGCCAGTGACGAGCTCGCCCAGAAGCTGGACCGCTCGCCGACCGTCCCGGAACTCGCCGCCGTGCTCGGCGTCTCGGAGGAGGACGTCGTCGACGGCCTCGCCGTCGGGAACGCCTACACGGCCTCCTCGCTCGACTCGCCCTCCCCCGAGGACGAGGGCGGCGAGGGCTCGCTCGCGGACCGCCTCGGCTACGAGGACACCGCGCTCGAAGGCGTCGAGTACCGCGAGTCGCTCAAGCCGCTGCTGGCCAAACTCCCGCCCCGGGAACGCCAGATCATCATGCTGCGCTTCTTCGCGAACATGACGCAGTCGCAGATCGGCGAGGAGGTCGGCATCTCCCAGATGCACGTCTCCCGCCTGCTGACGCGCACGCTCGCGCAGCTGCGCGTGGGCCTGATCGGGGACTGA
- a CDS encoding RNA polymerase sigma factor SigF encodes MPPDPGTPGAPSSPGAPEAPAAPRPAGRGADTRALTQVLFGQLKGLQPGTGEHARIRGALIEANLPLVRYAAARFRSRNEPMEDVVQVGTIGLINAIDRFDPDRGVQFPTFAMPTVVGEIKRYFRDNVRTVHVPRRLHELWVQVNAATEDLTTLHGRTPTTAEIAERLRIGEDEVLSCIEAGRSYHATSLEAAQEGDGMPGLLDRLGYEDPELAGVEHRDLVRHLLVQLPEREQRILLLRYYNNLTQSQISAELGVSQMHVSRLLARSFARLRSANRIEA; translated from the coding sequence ATCCCGCCAGACCCCGGGACCCCGGGAGCCCCTTCGTCCCCGGGAGCCCCGGAGGCCCCTGCGGCTCCGAGACCGGCCGGCCGCGGTGCGGACACCCGAGCCCTCACCCAGGTCCTGTTCGGCCAGCTGAAGGGCCTCCAGCCGGGCACCGGCGAGCACGCGCGGATCCGCGGAGCCCTGATCGAGGCGAACCTCCCGCTGGTCCGGTACGCGGCCGCCCGCTTCCGCAGCCGCAACGAGCCGATGGAGGACGTGGTCCAGGTCGGCACCATCGGACTGATCAACGCCATCGACCGCTTCGACCCCGACCGCGGCGTGCAGTTCCCGACCTTCGCCATGCCGACGGTCGTGGGCGAGATCAAGCGGTACTTCCGCGACAACGTCCGCACCGTCCACGTCCCGCGCCGCCTCCACGAGCTGTGGGTGCAGGTCAACGCCGCCACGGAGGACCTCACCACCCTGCACGGCCGCACCCCTACCACCGCCGAGATCGCCGAGCGGCTGCGCATCGGCGAGGACGAGGTGCTGTCCTGCATCGAAGCCGGGCGCAGCTACCACGCGACCTCGCTGGAGGCGGCCCAGGAGGGTGACGGCATGCCCGGGCTGCTGGACCGCCTCGGCTACGAGGACCCGGAGCTGGCCGGGGTCGAGCACCGCGACCTCGTCCGCCACCTCCTCGTACAACTGCCCGAGCGCGAACAACGGATCCTGCTCCTGCGGTACTACAACAACCTGACGCAGTCACAGATCAGCGCCGAGCTGGGGGTGTCGCAGATGCACGTCTCCCGGCTGCTCGCGCGCAGCTTCGCCCGACTGAGATCCGCAAACAGGATCGAGGCGTAA
- the tadA gene encoding tRNA adenosine(34) deaminase TadA: MRLALQEAARAVPAGDVPVGAVVLGPDGELLATGHNEREASGDPTAHAEVLALRRAAAKLGEWRLPGCTLVVTLEPCVMCAGALVQSRVARVVYGADDDKAGAAGSLWDLVRDRRLNHRPEVVRGVLGDECARQLTDFFRDL, encoded by the coding sequence ATGCGCCTGGCGCTCCAGGAGGCCGCCCGGGCGGTGCCGGCCGGCGACGTGCCGGTCGGCGCCGTCGTGCTGGGCCCGGACGGGGAACTCCTCGCCACCGGGCACAACGAGCGCGAGGCGAGCGGCGACCCCACGGCACACGCCGAGGTCCTGGCACTGCGCAGGGCCGCCGCCAAGCTCGGGGAGTGGCGGCTTCCCGGGTGCACCCTCGTGGTCACCCTGGAGCCGTGCGTGATGTGCGCCGGCGCGCTCGTGCAGTCGCGCGTCGCCCGCGTCGTCTACGGCGCGGACGACGACAAGGCGGGCGCCGCCGGGTCGCTGTGGGACCTCGTACGGGACCGCAGGCTCAACCACCGGCCGGAAGTGGTGCGCGGTGTGCTCGGCGACGAGTGCGCACGGCAGCTGACGGACTTCTTCCGCGACCTGTGA
- a CDS encoding universal stress protein, giving the protein MSHAPVIAAVDGSEHSLKALQWARGAALRHGTGLLVAHVLPDHAQLYAGRRASLHDSSAPDAYPDPVHDWVRGELGGSAALPDGIRYESLEGSVPEALRVIGAAALMLVMGSRGRGGFASLLLGSNSRAVASTAPCPVVVVPHAARDAGHDTGHGTGAAATGESGSGQSGSRQSAGRVVLGLHAAETPDDVLSFAFEEASVRGTTVQVVSAYTVPPSPALVIDRPFEVIPPEGLADDGDGGVPAEREMLRSQTRRLEPLRTRYPDVPVEQAAVPGDPAGRLVDASRSAALVVVGRHHPRRTAMSLQIGSVAHAVLHHAHGPVAIVPTLKDDL; this is encoded by the coding sequence ATGAGCCACGCACCGGTGATCGCAGCCGTCGACGGGTCCGAGCACAGCCTCAAGGCCCTCCAGTGGGCGCGGGGCGCCGCCCTGCGGCACGGTACCGGGCTGCTCGTCGCACATGTACTGCCCGACCACGCCCAGTTGTACGCCGGCCGCCGGGCGTCGCTGCACGACTCCTCCGCGCCGGACGCCTACCCCGACCCCGTGCACGACTGGGTCCGCGGCGAGCTGGGCGGGAGCGCCGCGCTTCCCGACGGGATCCGCTACGAGTCGCTGGAGGGCTCCGTCCCCGAGGCGCTGCGGGTGATCGGAGCGGCCGCCCTGATGCTCGTCATGGGTTCGCGGGGGCGCGGCGGCTTCGCCAGCCTGCTCCTCGGATCGAACAGCAGGGCGGTGGCCTCGACCGCCCCGTGCCCCGTGGTGGTGGTCCCGCACGCCGCACGCGACGCGGGCCACGACACCGGCCACGGCACCGGCGCGGCCGCCACCGGGGAATCCGGCTCCGGGCAGTCCGGCTCCCGGCAGTCCGCGGGGCGCGTGGTACTCGGGCTGCACGCCGCCGAGACCCCCGACGATGTACTCTCCTTCGCCTTCGAGGAGGCGTCCGTGCGGGGGACCACCGTCCAGGTGGTCTCCGCGTACACCGTCCCGCCCTCGCCGGCCCTCGTGATCGACAGGCCCTTCGAGGTGATCCCCCCGGAAGGACTCGCCGACGACGGGGACGGCGGCGTACCGGCCGAACGGGAGATGCTCCGCTCCCAGACCCGGCGCCTGGAACCGCTGCGCACGCGCTACCCGGACGTCCCCGTGGAACAGGCCGCGGTCCCCGGCGACCCCGCCGGCCGGCTGGTCGACGCGTCCCGGTCGGCGGCCCTGGTGGTGGTCGGCAGGCACCACCCGCGGCGTACCGCCATGTCGCTCCAGATCGGCTCGGTGGCCCATGCCGTACTGCACCACGCGCACGGTCCGGTCGCGATCGTCCCGACCCTCAAGGACGACCTCTGA
- the upp gene encoding uracil phosphoribosyltransferase → MRLQVVDHPLVAHKLTTLRDKRTDSATFRRLADELVTLLAYEATRDVRTEQADIETPVAPTTGVKLSAPRPLIVPILRAGLGMLDGMVRLLPTAEVGFMGMVRNEETLEASTYATRMPEDLSGRQVYVVDPMLATGGTLVAAIQELIKRGADDVTAVVLLAAPEGVAVMERDLAGTPVTVVTAAVDERLNEHGYIVPGLGDAGDRMYGSAE, encoded by the coding sequence GTGCGTTTGCAGGTCGTCGATCACCCCTTGGTGGCGCACAAACTCACCACCCTGCGCGACAAGCGCACCGACTCCGCCACGTTCCGGCGGCTCGCGGACGAGCTGGTGACCCTGCTCGCGTACGAGGCCACCCGCGACGTGCGCACCGAGCAGGCCGACATCGAGACCCCGGTGGCCCCGACCACCGGCGTGAAGCTCTCGGCCCCGCGGCCGCTGATCGTCCCGATCCTGCGGGCCGGCCTCGGCATGCTCGACGGCATGGTGCGGCTGCTGCCGACCGCCGAGGTGGGCTTCATGGGCATGGTCCGCAACGAGGAGACCCTGGAGGCCTCCACGTACGCGACCCGCATGCCCGAGGACCTCTCGGGACGGCAGGTCTACGTCGTCGACCCGATGCTCGCCACCGGCGGCACCCTGGTCGCGGCGATCCAGGAGCTGATCAAGCGCGGCGCCGACGACGTCACGGCCGTGGTGCTGCTGGCGGCGCCGGAGGGCGTCGCGGTCATGGAGCGCGACCTGGCGGGCACGCCGGTGACGGTGGTGACGGCCGCGGTGGACGAGCGGCTCAACGAGCACGGCTACATCGTGCCGGGCCTCGGCGACGCCGGCGACCGGATGTACGGCTCGGCGGAGTAG
- a CDS encoding LytR C-terminal domain-containing protein, with product MSMLTPPGMGGKYRVTGTAYPRMSRKRSRRRIVLGVLGSVLALALVGYGALQLIDVFQGDSPKRNTAAGAKDCPTKSPEAAAKGGGAPAAAATASAPAKPAVVLPPPGEITVNVYNATPRAGLAKAVGDELAKRGFVVGSVGNAPADFDKKVPGTGILLGSPTTDKAVFAVLGTQLAGTTLQTDTRETADVDLILGDAFTELSTKENADKALVLLANPVPAPAKNC from the coding sequence ATGAGCATGCTCACTCCCCCCGGCATGGGCGGAAAGTACCGCGTCACGGGGACCGCCTACCCCCGCATGAGCCGTAAGCGGAGCCGACGACGGATCGTCCTCGGCGTGCTCGGCTCGGTCCTCGCGCTTGCCCTGGTCGGCTACGGGGCACTGCAGCTCATCGACGTGTTCCAGGGCGACAGCCCGAAACGGAACACGGCTGCCGGTGCCAAGGACTGCCCTACGAAGTCACCCGAGGCCGCTGCCAAGGGGGGCGGCGCGCCCGCGGCCGCCGCCACGGCGTCCGCCCCGGCCAAACCGGCGGTCGTACTCCCGCCGCCCGGCGAGATCACGGTCAACGTCTACAACGCGACCCCGCGCGCGGGGCTGGCCAAGGCCGTCGGCGACGAGCTCGCCAAACGCGGCTTCGTCGTCGGCAGCGTCGGCAACGCCCCGGCCGACTTCGACAAGAAGGTCCCCGGAACGGGGATACTGCTGGGCTCCCCGACGACCGACAAGGCCGTCTTCGCCGTCCTCGGCACCCAGCTCGCCGGCACCACCCTGCAGACCGACACCCGCGAGACCGCGGACGTCGACCTGATCCTGGGCGACGCCTTCACGGAGCTCAGCACGAAGGAGAACGCGGACAAGGCGCTGGTCCTGCTGGCCAACCCCGTGCCCGCGCCCGCCAAGAACTGCTGA
- a CDS encoding type II toxin-antitoxin system VapB family antitoxin, whose amino-acid sequence MIFKRIGSGRPYPDHGRETTRQWADVAPRPVRLDQLVTTKGQLDLETLLAEDSTFYGDLFAHVVKWQGDLYLEDGLHRAVRAALQQRQVLHARVLEMD is encoded by the coding sequence GTGATCTTCAAGCGCATCGGAAGCGGGCGGCCGTACCCCGACCACGGCAGGGAAACCACCCGGCAGTGGGCGGACGTCGCGCCGCGCCCGGTCCGGCTCGACCAGCTCGTGACGACCAAGGGCCAGCTGGACCTCGAAACGCTGCTCGCCGAGGACTCGACGTTCTACGGCGACCTCTTCGCCCACGTCGTGAAGTGGCAGGGCGACCTCTACCTGGAGGACGGGCTGCACCGCGCCGTCCGCGCGGCCCTGCAGCAGCGCCAGGTGCTGCACGCCCGCGTCCTCGAAATGGACTGA
- a CDS encoding helicase HerA-like domain-containing protein — MSESTDDTAAEAARTDPADKPDRATKVDATDPADPAARIAAGYAFTGPALDLGALLWDGTCLPDRQIRIPLSMLNRHGLVAGATGTGKTKTLQLIAEQLSANGVPVFLADVKGDVSGITAPGTPGERVGERARQVAQNWEPTGFPGEFYSLGGIGPGIPVRSTVTAFGPVLMSKVLQLNQTQEQSLGLIFHYADTKGLELVDLKDLRAVVAFLVSDQGKAELKGIGGLSTVTAGVILRALTAFEAQGATEFFGEPEFDTGELLRTAADGRGVVSVLELPAVQDKPQLFSTFLMWLLADLYNDLPEVGDLDRPKLVFFFDEAHLLFDGASKAFLQSVTQTVRLIRSKGVGVFFVTQTPKDVPADVLGQLGNRVQHALRAFTPDDAKALKATVKTFPHSAYDLEELLTGLGTGEAVVTVLSENGAPTPVAATRLRAPQSLMGPIGAAGLERAVHASPLWPRYAQPVDRESAYEKISAEQAAAEARAEAAATAAEAEKEAEAARKHAEAAQKEHARAAGRGAPREEPSLAEQVVGSGLFRSLARSVGTQLGREISRSVFGTARRRR; from the coding sequence ATGAGCGAGAGCACCGACGACACCGCCGCTGAGGCGGCCAGGACGGACCCGGCGGACAAGCCGGACCGGGCGACCAAGGTGGACGCGACAGATCCGGCGGACCCCGCGGCGCGGATCGCCGCCGGCTACGCCTTCACCGGGCCCGCGCTCGATCTGGGAGCCCTCCTCTGGGACGGCACGTGCCTGCCCGACCGCCAGATCCGCATCCCCCTGTCCATGCTCAACCGGCACGGACTGGTCGCGGGTGCCACCGGCACCGGCAAGACCAAGACGCTCCAGCTCATCGCCGAGCAGCTGTCGGCCAACGGCGTCCCCGTCTTCCTCGCCGACGTCAAGGGCGACGTCTCGGGCATCACGGCCCCCGGCACGCCCGGCGAACGGGTCGGCGAACGGGCCCGGCAGGTGGCCCAGAACTGGGAGCCCACCGGATTCCCGGGCGAGTTCTACTCTCTGGGCGGGATCGGCCCCGGCATCCCGGTCCGGTCGACCGTCACCGCCTTCGGCCCGGTGCTGATGTCGAAGGTGCTCCAGCTCAACCAGACGCAGGAACAGTCCCTGGGCCTGATCTTCCACTACGCCGACACCAAGGGCCTGGAGCTGGTCGACCTCAAGGACCTGCGCGCCGTCGTCGCCTTCCTCGTCTCCGACCAGGGCAAGGCGGAACTCAAGGGCATCGGCGGCCTGTCCACCGTGACCGCGGGGGTGATCCTGCGGGCGCTGACCGCCTTCGAGGCCCAGGGCGCCACGGAGTTCTTCGGCGAGCCCGAGTTCGACACCGGCGAGCTCCTGCGTACCGCCGCCGACGGACGCGGGGTGGTCTCCGTACTGGAGCTCCCGGCGGTCCAGGACAAGCCGCAGCTCTTCTCCACCTTCCTGATGTGGCTGCTCGCCGACCTCTACAACGACCTGCCCGAGGTCGGCGACCTGGACAGGCCCAAGCTCGTCTTCTTCTTCGACGAGGCCCACCTGCTCTTCGACGGGGCTTCGAAGGCCTTCCTCCAGTCGGTCACCCAGACCGTCCGGCTGATCCGGTCCAAGGGCGTCGGCGTCTTTTTCGTGACCCAGACCCCCAAGGACGTTCCGGCCGACGTGCTCGGCCAGCTCGGCAACCGCGTGCAGCACGCCCTGCGCGCCTTCACCCCCGACGACGCCAAGGCGCTGAAGGCGACGGTGAAGACCTTCCCGCACTCCGCCTACGACCTTGAGGAACTGCTCACCGGACTGGGGACCGGCGAGGCGGTCGTCACCGTGCTCAGCGAGAACGGCGCCCCCACCCCGGTCGCCGCGACCCGGCTGCGCGCCCCGCAGTCGCTGATGGGCCCCATCGGGGCCGCCGGCCTGGAGCGGGCCGTGCATGCCTCGCCCCTCTGGCCGCGCTACGCGCAGCCCGTCGACCGCGAGTCGGCGTACGAGAAGATCAGCGCCGAGCAGGCCGCGGCGGAGGCCCGGGCGGAGGCGGCCGCCACGGCGGCCGAGGCCGAGAAGGAGGCGGAGGCGGCGCGGAAGCACGCCGAGGCGGCGCAGAAGGAGCACGCGCGGGCGGCCGGACGCGGCGCGCCGAGGGAGGAGCCCTCGCTGGCCGAGCAGGTGGTGGGCAGCGGGCTGTTCCGCTCGCTGGCCCGCTCTGTCGGTACCCAGCTGGGCCGGGAGATCTCGCGCTCCGTCTTCGGTACGGCGCGCAGGCGCAGATGA
- the opcA gene encoding glucose-6-phosphate dehydrogenase assembly protein OpcA → MRTELTDTTSSKVNRALLAARRAIGSPTMGLVLTLVVVTDEENAYDAVRAASEASREHPCRIIAVIKRVSRGPHKLRASRVDAELRVGSDAGTGELVLLRLHGALTEQAGSVVLPLLVPDAPVVAWWPGDAPADLARDPLGALAQRRITDAAAAVDPVGVLDERAAGYQPGDTDLAWTRLTPWRALLAAALDQKPLPVTGAAVESEPDNASAELLARWLEDRLGVPVDRVATAGPVVTGVVLRTTGGEIRVDRPAGALATLILPGSPDRRVALKVRSGAELIAEELRRLDADVVYGSALRRRPAQAGLSA, encoded by the coding sequence ATGCGGACTGAACTCACCGACACCACGTCCAGCAAGGTCAACCGGGCCCTGCTCGCAGCACGCCGGGCGATAGGCAGCCCCACCATGGGGCTGGTGCTGACGCTCGTCGTCGTCACCGACGAGGAGAACGCCTACGACGCCGTACGCGCGGCCTCCGAGGCCTCGCGCGAGCATCCCTGCCGCATCATCGCGGTCATCAAGCGGGTCTCGCGCGGCCCGCACAAGCTTCGCGCCAGCCGGGTCGACGCCGAACTGCGGGTCGGGTCGGACGCCGGGACCGGCGAACTCGTACTGCTGCGCCTGCACGGGGCGCTGACCGAGCAGGCCGGGTCGGTCGTACTGCCGCTGCTGGTGCCGGACGCGCCGGTGGTGGCCTGGTGGCCCGGCGACGCCCCCGCCGACCTGGCACGGGACCCGCTGGGCGCGCTCGCGCAGCGCCGCATCACCGACGCGGCCGCCGCTGTCGACCCGGTGGGCGTGCTCGACGAGCGGGCCGCCGGCTACCAGCCCGGCGACACCGACCTGGCCTGGACCCGGCTGACGCCGTGGCGGGCCCTGCTCGCCGCCGCCCTGGACCAGAAGCCGCTGCCGGTGACCGGTGCGGCGGTGGAGAGCGAGCCGGACAACGCGAGCGCCGAGCTGCTGGCGCGCTGGCTGGAGGACCGGCTCGGGGTGCCGGTGGACCGGGTCGCGACCGCGGGCCCGGTCGTCACCGGCGTGGTGCTGCGCACCACGGGCGGGGAGATCCGGGTGGACCGGCCCGCGGGCGCGCTGGCCACGTTGATCCTGCCGGGCAGCCCCGACCGCAGGGTGGCCCTGAAGGTCCGCAGCGGCGCCGAACTGATCGCGGAGGAGCTGCGCCGCCTCGACGCGGACGTGGTCTACGGCTCCGCGCTGCGGCGGCGGCCGGCCCAGGCGGGGCTCTCGGCGTAG
- a CDS encoding cupin domain-containing protein produces MTQIATRAATAETVRDAPGSLITLLTDTAELTCNTASFEEGAAGAPVHFHTRATEFFHVTAGRLDVLVGDEVQTLEAGDFIAIPPGVKHAFAPAAGHTASVFVGFTPGMGRFDYYRLLGRVHAGEATVQDIRDSSATYDNHYAESPAWAGRRRSAEP; encoded by the coding sequence ATGACACAGATCGCGACCCGCGCCGCCACCGCCGAAACCGTCCGGGACGCCCCCGGCAGCCTCATCACCCTCCTGACCGACACCGCCGAACTGACCTGCAACACCGCCTCCTTCGAGGAGGGCGCGGCAGGCGCCCCGGTGCACTTCCACACCAGGGCCACGGAGTTCTTCCACGTCACCGCCGGACGCCTCGACGTCCTGGTCGGCGACGAGGTCCAGACCCTGGAGGCCGGCGACTTCATCGCGATCCCGCCGGGCGTCAAGCACGCGTTCGCCCCCGCCGCCGGCCACACGGCGAGCGTCTTCGTCGGCTTCACCCCCGGCATGGGCCGCTTCGACTACTACCGCCTCCTCGGACGGGTCCACGCGGGCGAGGCCACCGTCCAGGACATCAGGGACAGCTCGGCGACCTACGACAACCACTACGCCGAGAGCCCCGCCTGGGCCGGCCGCCGCCGCAGCGCGGAGCCGTAG
- a CDS encoding HhH-GPD-type base excision DNA repair protein: protein MDKDITIRLAQQPEADALLGRSPLAALVGMLLDQQVPMEWAFSGPWTIARRMGADDLDAHAIAAYDPEAFAALLSEKPAVHRYPGSMATRIQRLCAYLVEHYGGSAEAVWADAATGRDLLARLKALPGFGEQKAQIFLALLGKRFGVRPSGWREAAGGYGQANVYRSAADITGPESLAKVRAHKQEMKAAAKAAAAKAPKG from the coding sequence ATGGACAAGGACATCACCATCCGGCTGGCGCAGCAGCCCGAGGCCGACGCGCTCCTCGGCCGGAGCCCGCTCGCCGCGCTCGTCGGAATGCTGCTGGACCAGCAGGTGCCGATGGAGTGGGCGTTCTCGGGGCCCTGGACGATCGCCCGGCGGATGGGCGCGGACGACCTCGACGCGCACGCCATCGCCGCGTACGACCCGGAGGCCTTCGCGGCCCTGCTCTCCGAGAAGCCGGCCGTGCACCGGTACCCGGGCTCGATGGCGACGCGGATCCAGCGGCTGTGCGCCTACCTGGTGGAGCACTACGGCGGGAGCGCCGAAGCCGTGTGGGCCGACGCCGCGACGGGGCGGGACCTGCTGGCGCGCCTCAAGGCGCTGCCCGGCTTCGGGGAGCAGAAGGCACAGATCTTCCTCGCCCTGCTCGGCAAGCGCTTCGGGGTGCGGCCGAGCGGGTGGCGGGAGGCCGCGGGCGGCTACGGCCAGGCGAACGTCTACCGTTCGGCGGCCGACATCACCGGGCCGGAGTCCCTGGCCAAGGTGCGGGCGCACAAGCAGGAGATGAAGGCGGCGGCCAAAGCCGCCGCCGCCAAGGCCCCGAAGGGGTGA